The Podospora pseudopauciseta strain CBS 411.78 chromosome 2 map unlocalized CBS411.78m_2, whole genome shotgun sequence genome has a window encoding:
- a CDS encoding uncharacterized protein (COG:S; EggNog:ENOG503P5NF), whose amino-acid sequence MVQFLSALVTILSVVAVSAAPVSTEVEAAPVLEERACAYTCGTVCYQTSHITAARNKGHTLRLAGQNINSYPHRYNNYEGFNFPTPAPWYEYPIMKTYAVYTGGSPGPDRVIFDSNGAFDKLITHTGASGNAFVACT is encoded by the exons ttcctctccgccctcgtTACCATTCTCTCGGTGGTCGCCGTGTCTGCTGCACCGGTCTCGACCGAGGTAGAGGCTGCCCCTGTGCTTGAAGAGAGAGCCTGTGCCTACACTTGCGGCACTGTTTGCTACCAGACGTCCCACATCACTGCTGCCCGCAACAAGGGACACACTCTCCGCCTTGCTGGGCAAAACATCA ACAGCTATCCCCACCGGTACAACAACTACGAGGGCTTCAACTTCCCCACCCCTGCACCATGGTATGAGTATCCCATCATGAAGACGTACGCCGTGTACACCGGTGGATCTCCCGGCCCGGACAGAGTTATTTTCGACAGCAACGGAGCGTTCGACAAGTTGATCACTCATACCGGGGCCAGTGGCAACGCATTTGTGGCTTGTACATAA
- a CDS encoding uncharacterized protein (COG:A; COG:K; EggNog:ENOG503P5A8): MSKATPRKARHRQHPSNSGPRQQVHASDYESDTAYYMENRNMAPQAPSKTRSDMEVNLTVLRRYDPTIKSVLAIAANAVIYTIGQASAGWEKHGVEGTLFVCEQEPRADSSGQHLPQYCIFILNRRGMNNFVVDLARISNCEVVEELIVFQLEDGYTIDSNETEEGAQKAIGIWMHEDETRPRSANFTTIMGAWQEARTAGSAYLPTDDEGQGAPVAVAETPAPQNVGFVPGQQININDLFGNK, translated from the coding sequence ATGAGCAAGGCTACACCCCGAAAGGCGCGTCACCGCCAGCACCCAAGCAACAGTGGTCCCCGACAGCAAGTCCATGCCTCCGACTACGAATCCGACACAGCATACTACATGGAGAATCGCAACATGGCTCCCCAAGCCCCGTCTAAGACACGGTCCGATATGGAGGTCAACCTGACAGTCCTCCGCCGATATGACCCTACAATCAAGTCGGTGCTCGCCATCGCTGCCAACGCTGTCATCTACACCATCGGACAGGCCTCTGCTGGGTGGGAGAAACACGGAGTCGAAGGAACACTGTTCGTTTGCGAGCAAGAACCCCGTGCCGATTCTAGTGGCCAACATCTGCCACAATActgcatcttcatcctcaaccGCCGGGGTATGAACAACTTTGTCGTCGACCTCGCAAGGATTAGCAACTGTGAGGTCGTGGAGGAGCTCATTGTCTTTCAGCTGGAGGATGGCTATACGATCGATAGCAACGAGACGGAAGAAGGCGCCCAAAAAGCTATTGGCATCTGGATGCACGAGGACGAGACTCGACCACGGAGCGCGAACTTTACTACCATCATGGGCGCCTGGCAGGAGGCTCGCACTGCCGGCTCGGCTTATTTGCCCACCGACGATGAAGGCCAGGGCGCTCCGGTCGCGGTGGCCGAGACACCAGCGCCACAGAATGTTGGGTTTGTTCCTGGGCAACAGATCAATATCAACGACCTGTTTGGGAATAAGTGA
- a CDS encoding uncharacterized protein (COG:S; EggNog:ENOG503Q6YF) — translation MWPFDTVHCFTDLAFHTSWPFMLSFPKHLQRHKSYSFPARQFLILHMMPNKSDDIHDDDSDLLKPYVETELVNADLFGEWLQQELGDGKDHQGIISKVAAALGVFKNTLQSLSLESTLPNPRLWNMQVDAVNGNDLKVIFSIPGSEEKIEVVAKDQDELQFLKGDKCLGYMSKVWHGLAQSLDRLTIYAQKCKELKAQEAELMHPAEATVRKHINLLKEYNDMKDIGQQVIGLIAENKGVQIGKLYEHGDYGVTADD, via the exons ATGTGGCCTTTTGACACTGTGCATTGCTTCACGGACTTGGCCTTCCACACTTCTTGGCCGTTCATGCTTTCTTTCCCCAAACATCTACAGCGCCACAAAAGCTATTCATTTCCAGCAAGACAATTCTTGATTCTTCACATGATGCCGAATAAGTCTGATGATATACACGACGACGACTccgacctcctcaaacctTACGTCGAAACAGAGTTGGTCAATGCCGATTTATTTGGAGAGTGGCTTCAACAAGAACTCGGCGATGGGAAAGATCACCAGGGCATCATCTCAAAGGTAGCAGCGGCGCTCGGTGTATTTAAGAATACACTACAGTCGCTTTCTCTCGAGAGTACCCTGCCAAATCCCAGGTTATGGAACATGCAAGTCGATGCAGTCAATGGTAACGATTTGAAGGTCATCTTTTCTATACCAGGGTCGGAGGAGAAGATCGAAGTTGTTGCCAAGGATCAAGACGAACTGCAGTTTCTCAAAGGC GACAAGTGTCTCGGATACATGTCTAAAGTG TGGCATGGACTTGCTCAATCGCTCGATAGACTGACCATTTACGCACAAAAATGCAAGGAACTGAAGGCCCAAGAAGCGGAATTGAT GCACCCTGCAGAAGCTACAGTGCGGAAGCACATCAACCTGCTCAAGGAGTACAACGACATGAAAGACATTGGACAGCAAGTCATCGGCCTTATCGCAGAAAACAAGGGCGTTCAAATCGGGAAGCTCTACGAGCATGGGGACTACGGGGTCACGGCGGACGACTGA